The genomic stretch CGCGCAGCCGTTTCAACGCCTCCACGACCAGCTCGGTACGCATGTGATCCGTGATCGACCAACCCACCGAACGCCGCGAACACACATCCAACATGGTCGCCAGATATAGGAACCTCCCTCCGTTCCGTACGGAAGGTAAGCAATATCGCTGACAAAGAACCGTCCCGGAGCGTGGGCCGTGAAGTCCCTGTTAACCAGATCCTCGAAGACCTGCGTTCCGGGATCCTTGATCGTGGTGGATTTCGGCTCGCGCAGGTGTCTTCCAGAGTGTCGTGTTTGGGAATTGATCACGGGGGAAGGCTACTTGCGGTGTGGGACCATCCCCATCGAAACGCTTCGCAAGAAGGGACTCCACCGCCGTCGTGGCATGGAGTCCCTTCTCACTTCACCCGTGGATTGAAGGCGTCGCAACCGCCCACCCCGCAGCCTAGAACCGGGACGACGCGGACATGAACACCAAATAAATTGGAGTTCATGTCCGCGTATCTACAGGGGAGAGCCCTGCCTAGCTCTCCCTCCGGCCTCACCATGACGTCGGGCTGGTCTCCAGCCTGACGGAGAGGCAAAATCACTCACACGAAGCGCATGCATGTGACCTCCACGCCGTTGGGAAACATCCCGGGATCCAGACCTAGGCCGCCTTGGAGGCCTTCGCGGTTGCTACCGCGTCAGGGTGCGGCGCGTCGTCGGGATGTGAGGTCAACATAGACTCCCCGTCGGATAGGGCGCATGCGTGCCGAAGACCCTGCATTCGAATGTTCCCGGGCAGGAACCGTGTTAGGGGCTGCCTGGGACATTTGCGTGGAACCATCGATCACCCCGGAGTCTAGCGCCTCCATTGCTTCGGCCAGTGACCTGTATACGCCGGTGAAACCAACTGTGAGGTTGGTGGCTTCGAGGCGGTGGTCGTCGCAGATACGCACTGTGCCCAATTCCATTCCATTGCGGGCATTCCGGATCGAATACTGAAACCGACCGGATGGCAGAGCCTCGAGATCTCCGATGCACTGTCGCTCGATTTCGTCGTGGCTGCTCATCGTGGCACCTCCGCTCACAGATTGTGGTTGGGATTTGCGTGACCGGTCCTGCGGGCTCCTCCTTCCGTCTTGCGAGTCAGCAACAGGGCGAGGGCGACCATGCCGAGGCCCAGCACCAGATGTAGCCAATTGTCGGCGTCATTCACCGGCACGAAGTTCGCGTCGCTGTCGTGGTTGATGACCAGCCCGTAGACCCACAGGAGGAGGTAGATGACCCCGCCCCAGAGCAAATAGTTCTTCGACGCGCTCGGGGTACGGGCAACGGCAATGCCAGCGATGCCGAAGAGCAGGTGAACGATGTTGTGCAGGATGGAAACCTGGAACACGCCCAGCAGCATGGCCTCGGAATGGTGGCTCGCGAAACTCAGCTGGTCGTAATTGGTCGTGATTCCGGGCACGAAACCCAGGATTCCGACGAGAAGAAATACTATGCCGACAGCCAATGCCGTGTTCTGGATATTGGTGCGCTCGGTGCCGGTACGTGCGATGTGGCTGGTCATGGTGTTGCCCTTTCCGTGGATCGCGACCGTAGCGACCTGCTACGTTCTCATATGATGCATCGCCGGGAATGATTAGGGAAGACCAAGAAGCGGTGCCCCATGCGAAGAATCGAAAGCTTGCTGGTCCTAGGTAGGTCTGGGGCCACGGATCAGCGATTTTCCACCGGACGCTCGGTCAAGCAGGGCTCGCTCCCGAACCCTCGCCAGCCCCGGTGTTGTCTTACGAAGGCGACTGCACTGGGCGTTCAAAGTCCCGATGCACTGAGCTACGGCGCCCTCAAAGGGAATGCTCCGCGGGACAACTATGAAGGAGCCAACCGTAGATTCAAAGGGCCAGCAAGACCCGGGCGAGGACCGGCCAATTGCAGATACACGCCTAGGGCCAAATTCGTGTTCCTACCCGCTGCGGCCGAACGAAATTAGAGGCCCAGGAATTGAAGTAGGAGGCCCTGTCGGCCAATGTGTTATCCAGATCCACCAGTAGCAGCAGCTCTCCACCCGAATGTCATTTCCGAATGGCGACAGTACAAAATTCAGCACTCGTCGGCACGGCAATTTCGTGTCCGATATGGGAACCTTTACTGGAAAGCTGACCCCGCCAACCTGGCGCGTAGGGTGACTCGCTTTCGTCGGCGCTCTGGATCAACTACGGCACCGGGACCATCGACGGGGCCACCGACGTACGCCGGGACGGCGACCACGGAGTCAGTGATACCAACCAGTAGACCACCGTCTGAGGGCTGCAACGCCAGCGTGCGGGCCCCCAATCGACAAGATAGCGACCAATAGAACTATGAGCACCCAGGACGCAAGCAACGAGACCACTGCGCCATTCATGCAGGAGATTCAACGATGAAAAAGGCCAGAATGGAAACGGCGACCACAACCGGCGAAGGCCTAACGCTGGGCATTGTTGGCCACGGCAGTTTCATCGTGACCCGGGAAGCGCTGACGATGATCACCGTGTTCGGCGGGCGACTGCATTGTTACCAGGCAGACGGTGGCTGCCGAAAGCAAGGTCTCTATTTCTCGCGGACGGTACCGAAGAAGGCTCTTCAATGCGTAGTGATCGGTCCTCAACCCGATACGGCTTCCTACGATGGGCCAACCGGGCAGGAAAACGAAGAGGTCATGATCAGTGTCAGCCGCGAACTTGCGCCCAAACTCGACGGTGCGGTCTTAGATTTCGGTTCTTACAACAAGATGCAACGTTTCCTCTGGCTGGCCATACCTTTTGTCAAAGGACCGGCCTGTACCTGCCGGCGCTCCATCGGATCCCCAGCAGGAAAAAATGCGCCCTGTCTTGATGACCAGGGGATCGGACTAAGTGACCTCTAGGCGGTGATACGTCCAGCTTCGTGAATGTTGACTTGATCCAACACCTCATGCCGGATGAAACAAGAAGGTGTTAAGCCTCCCATATGGCCTCACGCCTTCTTAGCTTGCCGTGTTGCTGGAGGTCACATCAGCCAGGCCAAATACACTCTCGACACGAATATTTGCATGCTCTGGACGCTTATTCCAGTAGGGAAACCGCCCTGGCAATCACCAGCGCCAACAGGATGAATCCACTGGCCGATTCCAGTCCCATGAGTGCTTTAGCGCGTGCCGAAAGGGGCATGGTGTCCGTGGGGCTGAAAGCCATCGAATTGGACAGTGAAAAGTACAGGTAGTCAATGAAAGAGGCGACCCATCCCGTTCTTACCGATGAGCGAGCGGCAACTTCCTCGATGGCGTCGTGGTCCTCGTCCTGTGGAAAGCGGAAGTCGGCCGGTGGCAGGTCTTTTCGTTTGGTATGGCGCCGCGAGACCGGGCCGCCGCGATCGAGCTCCCAGAAGACTAGGGCGAAGGCGATGATGTTAGTGACCCAGATTTGCAGGGCTGCGAGCAATATTCCGGATCCGTCGTCATTTCCCTTGGAGGTGAGCAAAATGATGAGTTGGACCAAGGCCACTCCGTTTGCTGTAACCAACAGGAGCGCTTGGCCGGTCGCCAAGCGCTTGGACCATGCCGTTTCCTTGTGCAGGTGGTGGGGGTTCAAAATGATCAGTGGAATGAGCATCACTAGGCCGATGCCTACCACGCTGTAGCGCAGGGCGGGAAAGAAGACGCTGGGCAGAGCGGCATACAAGAGCAAAGCGATGAGCAGACCAACAACGGCGGGCCATCGATGCTCTGCGCGCACCTTTTGAGGGTTTGTCGCGTTCGACATGACCCGATTCTAAGCCTTTCGCGGATCCATTCGCGTGCCATCTCCACAGCGTCTTTACACAACCTCCAGCACGACGGACTGCGTTGTATTGTTCTTAGTGTGGCGCTCCGGTTGCCGGTCGTTCCACACGCGGGACCGACGGGGCACGCCGTTCTTACTTGTGGGTTGTGCCCGCCAGCCCGGCGATGACGGAGGACAAGAAGCCGGGGTAGGCCCGCTCCATGTCATCTATTCGCAGGAGGTTCATCCGAGAGGTGCCGACGTAGTACTGGTGTAGGACGCCGGCCTGTCGCAGGGCAGTGAAATGGTGCGTTGCCGTGGATGCCTTGATGGGCAATTCGATGGCTCCGCAGCTCAGCGCGTCCTGTGCGCTGGCCAGTTGCTTGAGGATGCTCATGCGAACGGGGTCGGCGACGGCGGCGAGGATGCGGGGGAAATCGAAGTCGGCGATGTCGGGTTCATCGCTCATCGTGGTGGTTCTTGCCATGGTTGTCCTTCCCTCGGCCTTCGATCCTACTCGTCGCCGCCGCCTACCGGTTAGCTGACCCGGATGACGATCTTCCCGAACGCACCGCGGGCTAGCTGGTCGTAGGCGGCGCGGGCATCCTCGAAGGGGTAGACGGTATCGATGACCGGATGGATGGTGTGTTCCTCGAGGAACGTGACCAAGTCTTGGAAGGCGCGCAGGTGCCCGACTGCGATCCCCTGGATCTGGGCCTGGTGCCAAATGATGTCCATCAAATCCAGGGTGGTGCTCTGGCCTTGGAGGAATCCGATGACCGCGACCAGGCCGTTGCCCTTGGTGGTACGCACCGAGTCCCGCAGCCCGTCGCCGCCAACGACGTCGAGCACGACGTCCACGCCCTGTCCGTCGGTCATCTCCAGCACGGCTGCGGCCCAGTCGGGGGTGGCGCGGTAGTTGATGGTGTCCGTTGCCCCCAGTTCTCGGGCGCGCACCAGCTTCTCGTCGCTGCTTGAGGTCACGATGACTCGGGCGCCGAGGGCCGAGGCGAGCTGGATGGCGAAGATCGAGACGCCACCGGTGCCCTGGATCAGGACCGTATCACCGGGCTTCACCTTGCGGTACTCGCGCAGGACGAACCACGGGGTGAGTGCTGCGATCGGCAGGGTCGAGGCTTCGATGTCGCTCATGTCCCGGGGAGTGGGCACGACGTTATGCTCGCCGAGGATCTGAAATTCGGCCAGTCCGCCATTGATGGGCCCGCCGGTCTGGAAGTCGGCGTAGTCGTTTAGCCACGGCCCATCGTGCCAGGTGGAGTAGAAGTGAGAGGTGACGCGGTCCCCGACCTTGTATTTCGTTACGCCCGCCCCCACGGCGGCCACGACTCCAGAAGAGTCGGCCACCGGGATCAGTCCTTTTGCGATTTTTTCGGGCATGTAGATTCCGTCTACCAACGCCTTGTCCCGGTAGTTCAGCGAGACGGCCGAGACCTTGATGAGAAGTTCCCCGGCGGCCGGTTGGGGTGTCGGGATCTCGTGCAGGTTCAGGTTTTCGAGGCCGAAGTCATCTAGCATTCAGGCGCGCATTTATGTCCTTTCGTGGAGCGGGGCACGGTGCCTCACCTCTTCCATCCTGAACGTTATTTCGATCTACGTCAAATATGATAATGATCGAATAATGATTGTTCCGCCTCAACCCCCGTCTGCTCCGATGCTGGCGGGCACCCGAGGGCGGCATTCAGCATCAGTTGGGCCGTCAAACACCTGCTTTGCCGAAGGTGCAGTCGCATCGACCCGTTTGGGCGTTGTCCTGATCAGAACGGCGCAGCGTTTAGTAAGCCGGTCGCTGGGTGGGCGCTGGATTCATGGTTTGGTGGGGCACGGATCTCGATGCGTGATGGTTCCGGAAGGGGAAGGCGACGGACTAAATGCGTTGTCTGCTTCTCGGCGCGAATTGAAGCGTCGGGCTTCCAAAGAATTTAGTTGTCGAATTTTTGGTGTTCGAGTATTGCATGGGGGGGAGTGCTGCACGCGATCCTCAATTCCAGCCTGACCGTTCCAGTGTTGACACCAGAATTCGCGGTCCCTTCGTGTTTTCCCCGTGAGTTCTGTCTTATTCCGCCGCTAGCATGCGTTCGCTGATATCCGAATGGCAAGGTTGCTACTGGCACGGTACTTCTTCCCGCCACTTTCGTACTCTAGGTTGAGTCCGGAAGCAGTAGCGTCTTCTGCTGTTGGATCGATCTGGCGTGCTTCGATGATCAACAGAGTAACCGGAGTTATCGCGATCCCGGATTCGGCCGGCACCCGGGTCTTCCATTCCGGCCAATCCCTGTCTGCGTCTGAGGGATAGCCGAGGCCCACCGGGATGACCTCTGTGCGGGGAGTGATTGAACTTGCCATCATCTCGATGTTCTTCGGTTCGGTGAAGACCACCTTCAACAGTTTTGCCTCGGATACGCGGTCACTCAGTTCCAGGTTGGTCGTGTAGATCACCCGCTGTTGCGGCGGAACTGAGCCTTGGCACTTTTCCGACGTCATCGTCGGACCAGAGAGCGGACCGTCGTCCGGGACAGAACAGCTCGAAAAAAGCAGCGCAGCTGTGGCAGACACGGCAAGTGCCTTGACCTTTCGTGAGATCACCGTTGCTCTTTTCCGTTGGGGTCTCGTGAACTAGATGCTATCTGTTAGCCCGGTTGAGGACCCTTGGGTTCGCGCGGTGATTGCAACACTTAGTGAATGAGTGTTGACATGGGAAAATATTCAATCCTTTACCGACCAGATCTTCTGCAGGTCTTTTGGGCAGGAATGCAGGCAGGTGATTTCATCACCGACGCCGTCATTCCCCTGAACACCAGCAGACGCACCGGGCGCACCGTCCTGGCCGCCGCCGGCTCTGTCCGTCCCCGCCGAGGCAGGAACCTCAAGGGCCGCTGCCTGACCTTTGAAAAGCGTGAGGAGATCGCCATCCTGCGTGCCCAAGGCCAGTCCCTGCGGAAGATCGGAGCAGCGATCGGATGCTCCGCCTCGACGGTGTCCCGGGAGCTGCGCCGCAACACTAAAGCGGGGAATGAGTATCGGGCGACCTCGGCCCACGTGCTGGCCTACGAGCGGGCCTCCCGTCCCAAACCCGCCAAGCTTCACACGAATCTGGTGTTGCGTGGAATAGTCGAGGAGGACCTTGCCAAGAAGTATTCACCGGAACAAATAGCGGGGCGGTTGCGCCTGCGGTTCCCCGACCAACAGGAGATGCGGGTGTCCCCGGAGACGATCTACCAGTCCCTCTACGTCCAGTCGCGCGGCGCCGTGAACCGCGATCTGGCCGCGTGTTTACGTACCGGCAGGGCCGTGCGCAAGCCGTGCCGCAAGGCCGGCCAGCGCAAGAACCGGATCCCGGGAATGATCAACATTTCCGAACGCCCCGCAGAAGTGGAAGACCGCGCCGTCCCGGGGCACTGGGAGGGCGACCTCATCATCGGCAAGGGCAACCAGAGCGCCATCGGGACCCTGGTGGAGCGCAACACCAACTACACGATGCTCGTCCACCTGCCCCAGGGATACAAGGCCGAACAGATGCGTCAGGCGCTGACCGCAAAGATCAAGACCCTGCCCGAATCGCTGCGCCATTCCCTGACCTGGGACCAGGGCATCGAAATGCAGTCCTGGAAGAGCGTCAAGAAGGACACCGGCATGGAGATCTACTTCTGCGACCCGCATTCGCCTTGGCAGCGAGGCATCAACGAGAACACCAACGGGCTGTTGCGACAGTACTTCCCCAAGGGCACGGACCTGGGCATCCACAGCGCCGAAGACCTCGACTGGGTTGCCGCCGAACTCAACGACCGGCCACGCAAGCGGCTAGAGTTCAGGAAGCCGATCGAGATGATCGGAAGCCTCCTGTTGCAATGACCGCCAGAATCCGCCGACCCCTGAACGGGACGAACAAGTCGATCGGCCAATAACGGAGCTGATGTAGTGAACTTCCTGGATGCACCCGACTATTGTCAGAGGTTGGCCGTTGTTGCGCATCAGGTCGCAGCCGCTCAGACGCTGTATAGGACAAGAATTTCTTCTCCGACTTCTCGCTGCACATCGCGGGCTAGCCGCTTGCCGGTCGCGTTCCATGTTTTCTCGTCGAAACCCTGCGGCCAGCCGCGGTCCCAGTGCATGTGCTGCTGGAATCCATCGTTCCAGGCGGTGAGTCTGGAGCTTAGTGTTTCCGAAAGGCCGTAATCCTCGGGGACTTGTAGACCTTCTTCCCATAATGGCCATTCTGCACCGTAGTCACAAAAGATCCTCAATACACGATTCGATGAGTTGGCTTTTCCATGTCCAAAGCGTATGACCCAACCGAAGACCTTCACCAGATGCTTGGGGCAGCCCCGGGCTGTAAAGGACCAATCCGTAAGCGGGACCCTCAACGCGACGGTTGGAGGGATCCGGATGACAAATTCAAATGGCTCTGGTGTAGCTGCGCAGAAATACGCGCGCTGGAGTGTACCCCTGAGCCATGTCATACGACGATGACGCACCAGACGAAATCAAGACAATATTCCCGTAAGCAGAGAATAGGCTGTGTCCATGCCTCCTGTTCCCTCACAAAGATTGTCCGCGTTGTTCATCCCCATGCTCATCATGGCCCTGCTTGCAGGAGCCGTCATGGGAACCCTGGGCGGAGCGCTTTTGGTGGTGCCCGACCTCCTCGCCGGTTCTGGCGAACCCGAGGGATTTAGTGCATGGGGAGGCCCCGTGGGCTATGCCCTGATGCCCATCATCTACAGCACAGTGTGCGGGACGTTCCTTGGACTCATCCCCAGCACCGGTTCCTTCATCGCACTATCCATCCAAGACCTGAAGGGGCCAGCATCATTGGGTAATCAGCAAGCGATGGCGGCCGGGGTAGGAGCAGCCATCGCAGGGATTCTCCCGGCGTTCTTCGTGGTTTGGATCATAGGAGCGGAACTACCCGGCAGCCTGTTCATTGGAGCTGTCTTTATCGCCGTGTGCTTCGTGATTGCGCTATTGGCCCTCAAAGGAATTCTGCGCGTCATAGACAAACGGGATGTAGTGGTCCGCGAAGCCTTCTAAGCCAACAATGTGCCGTTTCGAGGGCCCCTGGACCCAGCCGGAAGCAAATTACTAAGGCCCAGTCGTTGTTCAGACTCCCAGGTGGTTCTCGACCGCGCGTAGCAGGCGCGCATCGCCCAGGAGACGGAAGTGCCCCGTTGTCGGCAGTTGTATATTGGTGGCCCCCACCAAGTGGCTGCCGCCGGGGATGTGGGGATCGAAGAAGCTGTAGATCGAGACGATCCGAGCATTCACCGTCAGGTTTGCGGCCAGCTTGAGCAGGCCAGCGTCCCGCGGCGAGAAGGCGCGCAAGCTACGGATCGGGGCGAAACGCGCGTACGCCGAACCGGAAAAGGGTGTACTGATGGCAATCATCCGTTCCACGCGGGAGGCCTCCGGGGAGGCGGTCATGACGTGTTTTCCAATCAGCCCACCCTTGCTGTGGGCTAGCACGATGACCCCGTGCAGGTCGGCCTTGGCCAGGTAGGCGGACACCAACGCGGACATGGCCGGGACCGTGCCGCGGTTGTAGCCGATGCCGCTGATGGCATGCACCGGGTGGCCGGCGCGATGCAGGTGCTTGGCGACCGGAAGCAGGAACTGCCAAGTCTCCCAGATCCCTGGTATCAGCAGGACGGGGGCGGCATCTGGATCGGTGCCGGTCAGCAAAGCTGAGTCGGAGCCCGGCCTGAGGAAGGCTCGGGTCTGCCAGTACCCCGCGTACAGGTAGTCCAGCAGCCAAGCGTGGGTCTGCCGGAGTCGGTGTCCCGCCGCCGCTAGGGCCTTGTGCAGAGCGCTTTTCATATTCTGCTCGCCACCCCTCGGCAGAGTGCTGCGACTGCGGCTGCCGAGCGATACATCATCACATGGCTTTCCCTCCCGACCTGCGCCATTGCGCCCCGCGGCGCCAGGTACGCGAGGGCGGAAACCCATGCTGCCGGGACGATGGGATCCCGGGTCCCGCGGACCACCAGCACGGTGGCGATTGTGTCCTCGATGCGGTTTGAGAGCATCATCGGCACCGTTCTGAAGTACCAGGGCAGGCCGCAGCGGAAGGCGTAGTCGCTGAATACGATCGCGTTGACCTTCCACGGCTCGCGGAGCGTGTCTTGGCACAGCCGCAGGGATTGACGCCAGAATCCGCGCTCCGGGGCATAATTGGTGGGCCCCAGCAGCACGATGGCGGGCGCCGCCGCCGCGCGCATGTGCGCCATCTCCACGGCAACCTGAGCTCCCATGGAATGCCCCACCAGTATGGGCCTGCGCACCCCCAGCTCGTCGAGTGCGTCCCACACCGCATGGGCGTAGTCCCGCACGCTCAGGGTCCGGCTCGGTTTCGGCGTGCTGCCGTGGCCGGGCAGGTCGATGTTGTGGACCGTGGCCGTATGGGCGAGTTCCGCGGCGAGGGGGAGGAAATAGCGCGACGAGACCCCGATTCCGTGAATCAAGACATAGGTGTCCGGGCCGGTTCCCGAGCTGCGCATGTGCACCAGCGCGCCGGGCCGTCCCGCCACGCGGAACCGCCCTCCACCGGCGCGATCCGCCCCCCGAGGAATCCCCGTGCCCAGCCTTCGGCGCATAGTCGGCCCCGCCCACCGGGGTCCGTGTATCCGGTCCATCCATTCACAGTACTGGAACTTGTTTTCGGGGAACACAAATAGCTGTCAGCGACCAGAAGGGATCCACCTCTTTGGATGCCCAGCCACGGACCGTGAGCCCGTCTGCCGATGGCACACCGATGTGTCACGGGACGTATCGAGGGCTACACCGCACCACCGTGCATATACCTCGGCGATGCGGTTCCGGTGTCTAGTTTTCCGGTCATGATGAATTCCTTGCTATGTGGTGCCCAACCTAGGAAAGTGGATCACAAGGACTTTAGATCTCGATGATGGTGTGGAGAAAATTGCGGCCTGCAAGGGTTCAGCAAGAAGTCCGACCGTCCTGCCGTGCAGAAGGGCCGGACACCAAGATGTCGTGGCGGTGCCCAGGCCGCCACGAAGGTCTAGGAGGAATCCAGAAGTGAAATCGATATGGTTCGAGTCCCGTTCCCCCATGCAAGCCGATGCCTTTGAGCAGGACTGCAGCTACGACGTTGTCGTGGTGGGAGCCGGCCTGACAGGCCTGACCACAGCGCTGCTGCTGAGCCGCGGCGGATTAAACGTAGCGGTGCTTGAGGCCCGCACCCTCGGGGCCGTCACTACCGGCAACACCACCGCCAAGCTCAGCCTACTGCAGGGCACCGTACTCTCAGGGATCCGGCGGCATTTCTCCGAAGAGATCGTCCAAGCGTATGTAGAGGGGAACCGCGAGGGCCAGGCGTGGATGCTGCGGTACCTAAAGGAGCAGAAGGTCGCGGTGCAGCGCCGTGACGCCTACAGCTACGCCACCTCGGATTCGGGACGCGCAACACTCGAACGCGAGGCCCAGGTGGCGCGGGCCGCGGGGCTGGAAGCCAGCTTCGTCGAGGATGTGGCTTTGCCTTATCCCACGCGCGGGGCCCTCCGCCTGCCGGAGCAGGCCCAGTTCCACCCGATGGAAGTCCTCGAGGCACTGGCCACGGACCTGCGATCACGCGGAGCGCGGATCGTTCAAGGGGTGCGCGTGCGCGATGTTTCGGTGGGCACGCGCGCCACGGTGCACACTGACCAAGGCACCAACCAGGCCCAGCATGTCATCCTGGCCACGGGCACCCCGATTCTGGACCGCGGACTCTACTTCGCCAAGCTCGAACCCTCGCGTTCCTATGCCGCGGCCTACCGGATCCCGGTGGCCTCCGCTGCGTTGCCGCGGGGCATGTATCTGTCCGTCGATCAGCCACCACGATCCCTGCGCACAGTGCCGGTTGATGGTGAGGAACTGCTGGTGGTGGGCGGCAACGGCCACCCGGTGGGTAAACCGATCTCGGAACAGGCTAAGGTCGCGGACCTCGACCAGTGGACGAGGCAATGGTTCGAGGGGGCCGAGCCCACGCACCACTGGTCCGCCCAGGACTACAGATCAGCGAACATGGTGCCGTTCGTGGGCAAGTTGCCGCGCGGGGGCGGCAATATCCATGTGGCCACCGGGTACAACAAATGGGGCATGACCAACGCCGTGGCGGCCGCTTTGAGCCTTAGTGCGGATATCCTCGGCGGCAACATCCCGTGGGCGCAGACGCTCTCACACCGCATCACCGGAGCCACCGACCTGGTCGAAGGAGCCAGGATCAATGCCGCTGTCGCGGGAAAACTGGCCAAGGGTTGGCTCGGCGCCGTGTTCAACGACGAAGACGATTCTCGGCGTCGCCACGGCCATCCGGAAGCACCTGAGGCCGTACCCGGTCCCGCGGGACATGACGAGCCTGAAAATGAGAACCAGCAGCCAGGCCAGCAGTCGTCGTCGTCGACCTCAGGGACAGGACAGGACGCCCCGGGGGAAGGGGAAGGTCGAATTTCACGGCGCGGCTTGCTCCCGATCGCGGTGTCCACGGTGGGGGACCGGACTTGCCGTGTCTCGGGGGTCTGCACGCACTTGGGCGGCATACTTTCGTGGAATGACGCCGAGAAGTCTTGGGATTGCCCGCTGCACGGCTCCCGATTCTCGTTCGACGGGCAGCTTCTCGAGGGGCCCGCCACCCAGGACCTGAAGATGTTCGACGCCGATGACGCCCCTACGCCGGAGGTGCCTGCGGGTCCCGAAAGCTGATCCGGTAGACGCATCAACGCCCCGGCCTGCCAGGCCAGATCTAGGCAGTTGGGAAGCGAGTTCCGGTCCCCATTCCGGCCGAGGGATTTGGCTTGTGGAGGTGTTCGGTCCGGGATCCATGCCGGGCAAGGTGATCCTGTACAGGGCATGCCTCGGCATAGCCGACGTGCCAGGGCGATCCACGTCGTGAAAGAGCGTTCCAAGACCCACAGCGGAGTCCAGAGCGGGGCTGTGATTCCGAAGACGTTTTGCCCGTGGTCCCGGTACTGGCCGATGGCTGCAACACCTACGGTGGCGGCCGCCCACAGCAAATAGCCCCTAGGGTTGCGGGACTGGATGACCAGCGCGGGCAGCAGCGCCATCTCGGTTGCAAGACGCGCCGGTTGGGCCTGTGAGTCATGGGCTTGTCGCACGCGCTGTCGCCAAAAATGCGCCGCTGTCAGCGGGAGTCGTGATGACAACGAGAAGAGGGCCGGCCCCGGAGCGATTCCGGGGCCGGCCCTCGGCATGGGTGGTGTCCTCAAATGCCCGGCAGCGGCGCCCCGTTACATAATGCCGACTGCGT from Paeniglutamicibacter sp. Y32M11 encodes the following:
- a CDS encoding DUF4383 domain-containing protein gives rise to the protein MTSHIARTGTERTNIQNTALAVGIVFLLVGILGFVPGITTNYDQLSFASHHSEAMLLGVFQVSILHNIVHLLFGIAGIAVARTPSASKNYLLWGGVIYLLLWVYGLVINHDSDANFVPVNDADNWLHLVLGLGMVALALLLTRKTEGGARRTGHANPNHNL
- a CDS encoding peptidase; this encodes MKKARMETATTTGEGLTLGIVGHGSFIVTREALTMITVFGGRLHCYQADGGCRKQGLYFSRTVPKKALQCVVIGPQPDTASYDGPTGQENEEVMISVSRELAPKLDGAVLDFGSYNKMQRFLWLAIPFVKGPACTCRRSIGSPAGKNAPCLDDQGIGLSDL
- a CDS encoding helix-turn-helix transcriptional regulator produces the protein MSDEPDIADFDFPRILAAVADPVRMSILKQLASAQDALSCGAIELPIKASTATHHFTALRQAGVLHQYYVGTSRMNLLRIDDMERAYPGFLSSVIAGLAGTTHK
- a CDS encoding NAD(P)-dependent alcohol dehydrogenase: MLDDFGLENLNLHEIPTPQPAAGELLIKVSAVSLNYRDKALVDGIYMPEKIAKGLIPVADSSGVVAAVGAGVTKYKVGDRVTSHFYSTWHDGPWLNDYADFQTGGPINGGLAEFQILGEHNVVPTPRDMSDIEASTLPIAALTPWFVLREYRKVKPGDTVLIQGTGGVSIFAIQLASALGARVIVTSSSDEKLVRARELGATDTINYRATPDWAAAVLEMTDGQGVDVVLDVVGGDGLRDSVRTTKGNGLVAVIGFLQGQSTTLDLMDIIWHQAQIQGIAVGHLRAFQDLVTFLEEHTIHPVIDTVYPFEDARAAYDQLARGAFGKIVIRVS
- a CDS encoding IS30 family transposase, yielding MGKYSILYRPDLLQVFWAGMQAGDFITDAVIPLNTSRRTGRTVLAAAGSVRPRRGRNLKGRCLTFEKREEIAILRAQGQSLRKIGAAIGCSASTVSRELRRNTKAGNEYRATSAHVLAYERASRPKPAKLHTNLVLRGIVEEDLAKKYSPEQIAGRLRLRFPDQQEMRVSPETIYQSLYVQSRGAVNRDLAACLRTGRAVRKPCRKAGQRKNRIPGMINISERPAEVEDRAVPGHWEGDLIIGKGNQSAIGTLVERNTNYTMLVHLPQGYKAEQMRQALTAKIKTLPESLRHSLTWDQGIEMQSWKSVKKDTGMEIYFCDPHSPWQRGINENTNGLLRQYFPKGTDLGIHSAEDLDWVAAELNDRPRKRLEFRKPIEMIGSLLLQ
- a CDS encoding triacylglycerol lipase codes for the protein MKSALHKALAAAGHRLRQTHAWLLDYLYAGYWQTRAFLRPGSDSALLTGTDPDAAPVLLIPGIWETWQFLLPVAKHLHRAGHPVHAISGIGYNRGTVPAMSALVSAYLAKADLHGVIVLAHSKGGLIGKHVMTASPEASRVERMIAISTPFSGSAYARFAPIRSLRAFSPRDAGLLKLAANLTVNARIVSIYSFFDPHIPGGSHLVGATNIQLPTTGHFRLLGDARLLRAVENHLGV
- a CDS encoding alpha/beta fold hydrolase, whose product is MAGRPGALVHMRSSGTGPDTYVLIHGIGVSSRYFLPLAAELAHTATVHNIDLPGHGSTPKPSRTLSVRDYAHAVWDALDELGVRRPILVGHSMGAQVAVEMAHMRAAAAPAIVLLGPTNYAPERGFWRQSLRLCQDTLREPWKVNAIVFSDYAFRCGLPWYFRTVPMMLSNRIEDTIATVLVVRGTRDPIVPAAWVSALAYLAPRGAMAQVGRESHVMMYRSAAAVAALCRGVASRI
- a CDS encoding FAD-dependent oxidoreductase; translated protein: MKSIWFESRSPMQADAFEQDCSYDVVVVGAGLTGLTTALLLSRGGLNVAVLEARTLGAVTTGNTTAKLSLLQGTVLSGIRRHFSEEIVQAYVEGNREGQAWMLRYLKEQKVAVQRRDAYSYATSDSGRATLEREAQVARAAGLEASFVEDVALPYPTRGALRLPEQAQFHPMEVLEALATDLRSRGARIVQGVRVRDVSVGTRATVHTDQGTNQAQHVILATGTPILDRGLYFAKLEPSRSYAAAYRIPVASAALPRGMYLSVDQPPRSLRTVPVDGEELLVVGGNGHPVGKPISEQAKVADLDQWTRQWFEGAEPTHHWSAQDYRSANMVPFVGKLPRGGGNIHVATGYNKWGMTNAVAAALSLSADILGGNIPWAQTLSHRITGATDLVEGARINAAVAGKLAKGWLGAVFNDEDDSRRRHGHPEAPEAVPGPAGHDEPENENQQPGQQSSSSTSGTGQDAPGEGEGRISRRGLLPIAVSTVGDRTCRVSGVCTHLGGILSWNDAEKSWDCPLHGSRFSFDGQLLEGPATQDLKMFDADDAPTPEVPAGPES